A genomic window from Cryobacterium sp. SO2 includes:
- a CDS encoding flavodoxin domain-containing protein, with protein MATIVHRNRKVDPVRVAVVCASHYGATRGIAERIGAELAVAGLDAQVFDAAEPPHAEAVAGFDAFVVGSAVYMGHWLKNATTFVRRYQPTLLEHPVWLFSSGPLGPDDAEADAESLVPAEIADFTKMVRPVEHRVFSGAIDPEALSLPHRMIRKFPGAAEKIPAGDFRDWPEIEAWAREIARTLVASPR; from the coding sequence GTGGCCACCATCGTCCACCGCAACCGAAAGGTCGATCCCGTGCGTGTAGCGGTTGTCTGTGCGAGCCATTACGGCGCAACAAGGGGCATCGCCGAACGGATCGGCGCCGAACTGGCTGTCGCGGGCCTCGACGCCCAGGTCTTCGATGCCGCCGAACCGCCACACGCCGAGGCGGTCGCCGGGTTCGATGCCTTCGTCGTGGGCAGTGCGGTGTACATGGGGCACTGGCTCAAGAATGCGACGACGTTCGTGCGGCGTTACCAGCCCACCCTGCTGGAGCATCCGGTGTGGCTGTTCAGCAGCGGCCCGCTCGGCCCTGACGACGCAGAAGCCGACGCCGAATCCCTCGTGCCCGCCGAGATCGCCGACTTCACCAAGATGGTGCGCCCCGTCGAGCACCGGGTCTTCTCCGGCGCCATCGACCCGGAGGCGCTGAGTCTGCCGCACCGCATGATCCGCAAGTTCCCCGGCGCCGCGGAGAAGATTCCCGCCGGCGACTTCAGGGACTGGCCCGAGATCGAGGCCTGGGCCCGCGAGATCGCCCGCACCCTGGTCGCCTCCCCCCGCTGA
- the leuD gene encoding 3-isopropylmalate dehydratase small subunit, translated as MQKFTTVTGVAVPMRRSNVDTDQIIPAVFLKRVTKTGFEDALFYGWRQDPEFILNQEAYRNPRVLVVGADFGTGSSREHAVWALRDFGFDVVLSPRFGDIFRGNSGKQGLLAGQITEEDAETLWGILEADPGIELTVDLVASTASVGDLTVSFEVDEYTRWRLLEGLDDIGLTLRDEARIAEFESHREPWRPRTLPARQVNL; from the coding sequence ATGCAGAAATTCACCACCGTCACCGGCGTCGCCGTGCCGATGCGCCGCTCCAACGTGGACACCGACCAGATCATCCCCGCCGTGTTCCTCAAGCGGGTCACCAAGACCGGATTCGAAGACGCGCTCTTCTACGGTTGGCGGCAGGATCCTGAGTTCATTCTCAACCAGGAGGCCTATCGGAACCCCAGAGTCCTGGTCGTCGGCGCCGACTTCGGCACCGGTTCCTCCCGCGAACACGCCGTCTGGGCGCTGCGCGATTTCGGCTTCGATGTGGTGCTGAGCCCCCGGTTCGGCGACATTTTCCGGGGCAACTCCGGCAAGCAGGGACTGCTCGCCGGCCAGATCACCGAGGAGGACGCCGAGACCCTCTGGGGCATTCTCGAGGCCGACCCCGGAATAGAACTGACCGTGGATCTGGTTGCCTCTACTGCCAGTGTCGGTGACCTCACAGTCTCATTCGAGGTCGACGAATACACTAGATGGCGACTGCTGGAAGGCCTTGATGACATCGGCCTGACTTTGCGCGACGAAGCGCGGATCGCAGAATTCGAATCCCACCGGGAGCCCTGGCGCCCCCGCACTCTCCCCGCAAGGCAGGTAAATTTGTGA
- the thiL gene encoding thiamine-phosphate kinase codes for MTKAAAAIPAPTEKTLADLTEGEVLARIFPRLPHADTELLGPGDDAAVLSAPDGRFVVTCDMMIQGPDFRLAWSTPHDLGWKAAATNLSDVAAMGARPTALVVAIAAPPSTPISVILGIADGLRHGCEALAPGCGVVGGDLSASEVLTLSITAFGDLEGRAPVLRSGARAGDIVAHAGRLGDAGIGLGLLFRFGVDSDGVPSRVHANALKVRYSQFVDAQLAPVPPIHLGPVAALAGATAMLDVSDGLAIDAGRIARASQVGINFDSEALGDKRELVLGGGEDHGLLATFPPGTTLPTGFRRLGVVTDQNGAVLVDGEPRVQAGWDPYRGWDGAID; via the coding sequence ATGACGAAAGCTGCGGCCGCGATCCCGGCGCCGACCGAAAAGACCCTGGCGGACCTGACCGAGGGCGAAGTGCTCGCCCGGATCTTCCCTCGGCTGCCTCACGCCGACACCGAACTACTCGGACCGGGTGACGACGCCGCCGTGCTCTCCGCCCCTGACGGCCGCTTCGTGGTGACCTGCGACATGATGATCCAGGGCCCCGACTTCCGCCTGGCCTGGTCGACGCCGCACGACCTGGGCTGGAAGGCGGCCGCCACCAACCTCTCCGACGTGGCCGCCATGGGCGCGCGGCCCACTGCCCTCGTGGTGGCGATCGCGGCACCGCCGTCCACGCCGATCTCGGTGATCCTCGGCATCGCCGACGGCCTGCGCCACGGCTGCGAGGCACTCGCTCCCGGCTGCGGTGTTGTGGGCGGCGACCTGTCGGCGTCGGAGGTGCTCACCCTTTCGATCACCGCGTTCGGCGACCTCGAAGGCCGCGCTCCCGTGCTGCGTTCCGGAGCTAGGGCCGGCGACATCGTGGCTCACGCCGGGCGCCTCGGCGACGCCGGCATCGGCCTGGGCCTCTTGTTCCGCTTCGGCGTCGACTCCGACGGGGTGCCCAGCCGGGTGCACGCCAACGCGCTCAAGGTGCGCTACTCCCAGTTCGTCGACGCTCAACTCGCCCCGGTGCCGCCCATCCACCTGGGTCCGGTGGCAGCGCTGGCCGGGGCGACGGCCATGCTCGACGTGTCAGACGGCCTGGCCATCGACGCCGGCCGGATCGCGCGCGCCAGCCAGGTCGGCATCAACTTTGACTCCGAGGCCCTCGGCGACAAGCGGGAGCTCGTGCTCGGCGGTGGGGAGGACCATGGCCTCCTGGCCACGTTCCCGCCCGGCACCACCCTGCCTACCGGCTTCCGGCGGCTGGGCGTGGTGACCGATCAGAACGGTGCCGTGCTCGTCGACGGGGAGCCGCGGGTGCAGGCCGGCTGGGACCCCTACCGCGGCTGGGACGGTGCGATCGACTGA
- a CDS encoding DUF3515 family protein, whose protein sequence is MTPPFTHSHRARARHSARAAAALLLTVAAVLLSGCSAAVPMQPAADAVNPDCATVIVHLPVSVADQPERETNAQATGAWGDPTAVLLTCGVAVPGPTTLPCVNINGIDWIEDDSEAPKYRYTTYGRDPATEVYIDSELVSGSTTLVDLANAVANVPATSQCLDADDVTLPSATPAP, encoded by the coding sequence ATGACTCCCCCGTTCACGCACTCCCACCGCGCCCGCGCCAGGCACTCCGCCCGCGCCGCCGCGGCACTGCTGCTCACCGTCGCCGCCGTCCTGCTCAGCGGATGCTCGGCCGCCGTTCCCATGCAGCCGGCCGCGGACGCCGTGAACCCGGATTGCGCCACCGTCATCGTGCACCTGCCCGTCTCTGTGGCCGACCAGCCCGAGCGGGAGACCAACGCCCAGGCCACCGGCGCCTGGGGCGACCCGACTGCCGTGCTGCTCACCTGCGGTGTCGCCGTGCCGGGGCCCACCACGCTCCCCTGCGTCAACATCAACGGCATCGACTGGATCGAAGACGACTCAGAGGCACCGAAGTACCGGTACACCACCTACGGCCGCGACCCGGCCACCGAGGTGTACATCGACTCGGAGCTGGTCAGCGGTTCGACAACCCTGGTCGACCTGGCCAACGCGGTCGCCAATGTTCCCGCCACCTCCCAGTGCCTGGATGCCGACGACGTGACCCTGCCCAGCGCAACCCCCGCGCCCTGA
- a CDS encoding MFS transporter: protein MTTATAPKTTGRVLVVILLAQFIIVVDSTFMNVSISTLVADFDTTVTGIQNAITLYTLVMAAFMIAGAKVGDIIGRKRAFVIGLSVYSVGTTITALSPSLGFFILGWSILEGLGAAMMLPAMMSLIVSNFAAGPARAQAYAGFAAIAGIAAGIGPIIGGLFTTYLSWRLAFASELLVALYIFTQLKIIADAPFVGRKPRFDVTGFLLSAAGLILVVLGIVMASAYGLFTARTDVVVAGQVVLTAGQVSPTVILVVIGLLFLIAFVLVERRRDRHHHDTLLDLRLFGIRAVSAGSSVQLLQYLVLTGAIFALSLYVQMELNYSAIQSGLTLLPLSLAVLLSAAVSARMFSKRFAPRSVILTGFVIIVLGALAMGLLARDATSGADFIVGLALIGFGAGTIASQNQNLIMSSVKPKRSNETSGVINTSQNIGASLGTSLAGALILSVFVFTATSLIDDSPEFTSTEQSQLQAAVTEKAQIVSDAQLSTAVAEFPAEQQAAIVDINAQARQTSLTVVYAGLALAGLLGFGAALRLPRTPPLSRRPSPQIPDA from the coding sequence ATGACAACGGCGACCGCTCCGAAGACCACCGGCAGGGTGCTGGTCGTGATCCTGCTCGCCCAGTTCATCATCGTGGTCGACTCGACGTTCATGAACGTCTCCATCTCCACCCTCGTGGCGGACTTCGACACCACGGTGACCGGCATCCAGAACGCCATCACGCTTTACACCCTCGTGATGGCCGCGTTCATGATCGCGGGCGCCAAGGTGGGTGACATCATCGGGCGCAAGCGCGCGTTCGTGATCGGTCTCAGCGTGTATTCGGTGGGTACGACCATCACCGCGCTGTCGCCGTCGCTGGGCTTCTTCATTCTCGGCTGGTCGATCCTCGAGGGCCTGGGCGCGGCCATGATGCTCCCGGCCATGATGTCGCTGATAGTGTCCAACTTCGCCGCAGGACCCGCCAGGGCCCAGGCCTACGCCGGGTTCGCCGCCATCGCCGGCATCGCCGCCGGCATCGGTCCCATCATCGGCGGGCTCTTCACCACCTACCTGTCTTGGCGGCTGGCTTTCGCCAGCGAGCTGCTGGTGGCGTTGTATATCTTCACCCAGCTCAAGATCATCGCCGACGCGCCCTTCGTCGGCCGCAAGCCGCGCTTCGACGTGACGGGTTTCCTTCTCAGCGCGGCCGGACTCATTCTGGTCGTGCTCGGCATCGTGATGGCCTCCGCCTACGGCCTCTTCACCGCCCGCACGGATGTCGTCGTCGCCGGGCAGGTCGTGCTCACGGCCGGACAGGTCTCCCCCACGGTCATCCTCGTCGTCATCGGCTTGCTGTTCCTCATCGCCTTCGTGCTTGTGGAACGCCGGCGCGACCGGCACCATCACGACACCCTTCTCGACCTGCGGCTCTTCGGCATCCGCGCGGTGTCTGCAGGAAGCTCGGTGCAGCTGTTGCAGTACCTCGTGCTCACCGGGGCGATCTTCGCGCTCTCGCTCTATGTGCAGATGGAACTGAACTACTCGGCCATCCAGAGCGGGCTCACCCTGCTCCCGCTGTCTTTGGCCGTGCTGTTGTCGGCGGCTGTGAGCGCCCGGATGTTCAGCAAGCGGTTCGCTCCGCGGTCGGTGATCCTGACCGGGTTCGTCATCATCGTGCTGGGCGCGCTGGCCATGGGACTGCTCGCCCGCGATGCCACGAGCGGCGCCGACTTCATCGTGGGGCTCGCGCTCATCGGGTTCGGCGCCGGCACCATCGCGTCGCAGAATCAGAACCTCATCATGTCCTCGGTGAAACCGAAACGCTCCAATGAGACCTCGGGGGTCATCAACACCTCGCAGAACATCGGGGCATCCCTCGGCACGTCACTGGCCGGGGCGCTCATCCTGTCGGTGTTCGTGTTCACGGCCACGAGTCTCATCGATGACAGCCCGGAGTTCACCTCGACGGAGCAGTCCCAGCTGCAGGCGGCGGTCACCGAGAAGGCCCAGATCGTCAGCGACGCCCAGCTCAGCACCGCGGTCGCGGAGTTCCCGGCCGAGCAGCAGGCCGCCATAGTCGACATCAACGCCCAGGCCAGGCAGACGTCGCTCACCGTGGTCTACGCGGGCCTCGCCCTCGCCGGCCTGCTCGGCTTCGGCGCGGCGCTGCGGCTGCCCAGGACTCCCCCGCTGTCGCGGCGGCCGTCCCCTCAGATCCCGGATGCCTAG
- a CDS encoding NAD(P)H-dependent glycerol-3-phosphate dehydrogenase — translation MKPRVQPGTRVAVLGAGSWGTTFAKILTDGGADVVLWARRPELAREITEGRRNSDYLPGINLPVGLRATSRLDLALAGAEQVFVSVPSQSLRENLIQAEPFLAPNAIIVSLMKGVERSTGLRMSEIIEQVLPIDPSRIAAISGPNLALEIAKEQPTAAVVSSSSLETAHAVALLATTKYFRSYVNTDVIGTEFGGVLKNLIAVAIGIVDGVGYGENTKASIITRGLVEMTDFAVAYGAQTETLAGLAGLGDLIATCQSPLSRNNTAGRLLGQGYSYNDVIAQMQQTTEGLASVSPILELARAKGVDMPIVEQVRQVLAGTLKPRDIAPHLTTDSGAPQGERTTDDGQTHGSAAVWGAFKRTFDQLRHSGRSTGRN, via the coding sequence TTGAAGCCTAGAGTTCAGCCGGGCACCCGGGTCGCCGTTCTCGGCGCCGGAAGCTGGGGCACCACCTTCGCCAAGATCCTCACCGACGGTGGAGCCGACGTCGTGCTCTGGGCCCGTCGCCCCGAACTCGCCAGAGAGATCACCGAGGGGCGCCGCAACAGCGACTACCTGCCGGGCATCAACCTGCCGGTGGGCCTGCGTGCCACGTCCAGGCTCGATCTGGCGCTGGCCGGGGCCGAGCAGGTGTTCGTGTCCGTTCCGAGCCAGTCGCTGCGGGAGAACCTGATCCAGGCCGAACCGTTCCTGGCGCCCAACGCCATCATCGTGTCGCTGATGAAGGGTGTGGAGCGCTCCACCGGTCTGCGGATGAGCGAGATCATCGAGCAGGTCCTGCCGATCGATCCGTCCCGCATCGCCGCCATCTCCGGTCCCAACCTTGCTCTTGAGATCGCCAAGGAGCAGCCGACGGCCGCCGTGGTGTCATCGTCGAGCCTGGAGACCGCCCACGCCGTCGCCCTGCTGGCCACGACGAAGTACTTCCGCTCGTACGTCAACACCGACGTCATCGGCACCGAGTTCGGCGGGGTGCTCAAGAACCTCATCGCCGTGGCCATCGGCATCGTCGACGGCGTCGGTTACGGGGAGAACACCAAGGCCTCGATCATCACCCGCGGTCTGGTGGAGATGACCGACTTCGCTGTGGCGTACGGCGCCCAGACGGAGACCCTCGCGGGTCTGGCCGGCCTCGGCGACCTCATCGCCACCTGCCAGTCGCCGCTGTCGCGCAATAACACCGCCGGCCGGCTCCTGGGCCAGGGATACAGCTACAACGACGTCATCGCGCAGATGCAGCAGACCACGGAGGGCCTCGCATCCGTCAGCCCGATTCTCGAGCTGGCGCGGGCCAAGGGCGTCGACATGCCCATCGTCGAACAGGTCCGCCAGGTGCTGGCCGGTACGCTGAAGCCGCGGGATATTGCGCCCCACCTCACGACTGACTCGGGCGCACCGCAGGGTGAAAGGACCACTGATGACGGACAAACTCACGGTAGCGCTGCTGTTTGGGGGGCGTTCAAGCGAACATTCGATCAGCTGCGCCACAGCGGGCGGAGTACTGGCCGCAATTGA
- the leuC gene encoding 3-isopropylmalate dehydratase large subunit — MTNAVNTDEPMAEIRPRTLAEKVWDKHLVAKGENGTPDLIYIDLHLVHEVTSPQAFDGLRLAGRPVRRPDLTIATEDHNTPTLAIDRPIADLTSRTQIETLRRNCAEFGIRLHSLGDIEQGIVHVVGPQLGLTQPGITVVCGDSHTSTHGAFGAMALGIGTSEVEHVMATQTLPLKPFKTMAITVEGTLRPGVTAKDIILAVIAKIGTGGGQGYVLEYRGSAIRALSMEGRMTICNMSIEAGARAGMVAPDATTYAYLEGRAHAPQGADWDAAVEYWDTLATDEGATFDAEVILDADTLEPFVTWGTNPGQGVSLSDTVPNPAEIADANERSAAERALEYMDLAAGTAMKDIHVDTVFLGSCTNSRVEDLRAAAEIIKGKTIADGVRMLVVPGSARVRIEAEAEGLDKIFLAFGAEWRFAGCSMCLGMNPDQLAPGERCASTSNRNFEGRQGKGGRTHLVSPLVAAATAIRGTLSSPWDLVQDGTVAADLIPVKL; from the coding sequence ATGACTAACGCAGTGAACACTGATGAACCTATGGCGGAGATCCGCCCCCGCACGCTGGCCGAGAAGGTCTGGGACAAGCATCTGGTGGCCAAGGGCGAAAATGGCACGCCCGACCTGATCTACATCGACCTGCACCTCGTGCACGAGGTCACCAGCCCGCAGGCCTTCGACGGCCTCCGCCTGGCCGGACGCCCGGTGCGCCGGCCCGACCTCACGATCGCCACCGAGGACCACAACACGCCGACCCTGGCGATCGACCGGCCCATCGCCGATCTCACCAGCCGCACCCAGATCGAGACGCTTCGCCGCAACTGCGCCGAATTCGGCATCCGCCTGCACTCGCTGGGCGACATCGAACAGGGCATCGTGCACGTCGTCGGCCCGCAGCTGGGCCTCACCCAGCCCGGCATCACCGTGGTCTGCGGCGACTCGCACACCTCCACCCACGGGGCTTTCGGCGCCATGGCGCTGGGTATCGGCACCAGCGAGGTGGAGCACGTCATGGCCACCCAGACGCTGCCGCTCAAGCCGTTCAAGACCATGGCCATCACCGTCGAGGGCACCCTGCGCCCCGGTGTAACAGCCAAGGACATCATCCTGGCCGTGATCGCCAAGATCGGCACCGGCGGCGGCCAGGGCTACGTGCTCGAATACCGTGGCAGCGCCATCCGCGCGCTCTCCATGGAGGGCCGCATGACGATCTGCAACATGTCGATCGAGGCCGGGGCCCGCGCCGGCATGGTCGCGCCGGACGCCACGACCTACGCCTACCTCGAAGGCCGCGCACACGCGCCGCAGGGCGCGGACTGGGACGCCGCGGTCGAGTACTGGGACACCCTGGCCACCGACGAGGGCGCCACTTTCGACGCCGAGGTCATCCTCGACGCCGACACCCTCGAACCGTTCGTGACCTGGGGCACCAACCCCGGCCAGGGCGTGTCGCTCAGCGACACCGTGCCCAACCCCGCCGAGATCGCCGATGCGAACGAGCGCAGCGCCGCCGAACGCGCCCTCGAATACATGGACCTCGCGGCCGGCACCGCCATGAAGGACATCCACGTCGACACAGTGTTCCTGGGCTCCTGCACCAACAGCCGGGTCGAAGACCTGCGTGCGGCCGCCGAGATTATCAAGGGCAAGACCATCGCCGACGGCGTGCGGATGCTCGTGGTGCCCGGTTCCGCCCGCGTGCGCATCGAGGCGGAGGCCGAGGGCCTCGACAAGATCTTCCTTGCCTTCGGCGCCGAATGGCGTTTCGCCGGGTGCTCGATGTGCCTGGGGATGAACCCCGACCAGCTGGCTCCGGGGGAGCGCTGCGCCTCCACCAGCAACCGCAACTTCGAGGGCCGGCAGGGCAAGGGCGGACGCACCCACCTGGTGTCACCGTTGGTGGCCGCGGCCACCGCCATCCGCGGCACCCTGTCGAGTCCGTGGGACCTCGTGCAGGACGGCACCGTCGCCGCCGATCTGATCCCCGTCAAGCTGTAG
- a CDS encoding D-alanine--D-alanine ligase family protein, which produces MTDKLTVALLFGGRSSEHSISCATAGGVLAAIDRERYTVIPVGITRDGAFVLEDDDPAKFQLTASALPVVTDNGTRVLWPDSAASRELTVVDADGRRSLGNIDLVFPILHGPFGEDGTVQGMLELVNLPFVGSGVLASALGMDKHFTKTVLQQASLAVAPWRTITADDWDEAPGMAYAALEELGLPAFVKPARAGSSVGVSRVTSSDQLAEAMTVALAEDDKVLIEAGLVGRELEVAVLQGRPGEPSHASVAGEVVVTGRDFYDFAAKYLDAAGIDLVCPADLAPTDLAEMQRIAVRAFDAIDAAGLARVDFFLTADGWVINEINTMPGFTPISMFPSCWLASGYTYPQLIDELIEVALARAAHSRRRTSAVVIE; this is translated from the coding sequence ATGACGGACAAACTCACGGTAGCGCTGCTGTTTGGGGGGCGTTCAAGCGAACATTCGATCAGCTGCGCCACAGCGGGCGGAGTACTGGCCGCAATTGACCGCGAGCGGTACACGGTCATCCCCGTCGGCATCACCAGGGACGGCGCCTTCGTGCTCGAGGACGACGATCCGGCGAAGTTCCAGCTGACCGCTTCCGCCCTCCCCGTCGTGACCGACAACGGCACCCGGGTGCTCTGGCCGGACAGCGCGGCCAGCCGCGAACTCACCGTGGTCGACGCGGACGGCCGGCGTAGCCTCGGCAACATCGACCTGGTCTTCCCGATCCTGCACGGACCGTTCGGCGAAGACGGCACGGTGCAGGGGATGCTCGAACTCGTCAACCTGCCCTTCGTCGGTTCTGGCGTGCTCGCCTCCGCGCTCGGCATGGACAAGCACTTCACCAAAACCGTGCTGCAGCAGGCCTCCCTGGCCGTGGCGCCCTGGCGCACGATCACCGCCGACGACTGGGACGAAGCGCCCGGCATGGCGTACGCCGCGCTCGAGGAGCTGGGCCTGCCCGCGTTCGTCAAGCCGGCCCGCGCCGGCTCCAGCGTGGGCGTGAGCCGGGTCACCAGTTCCGACCAGCTCGCTGAAGCCATGACGGTGGCCCTCGCCGAAGACGACAAGGTGCTCATCGAGGCCGGCCTCGTCGGCCGCGAACTCGAGGTCGCCGTTCTGCAGGGCCGCCCCGGCGAACCGTCGCACGCCTCCGTCGCCGGCGAGGTGGTGGTCACCGGTCGTGACTTCTACGACTTCGCCGCCAAGTACCTCGACGCCGCTGGCATCGACCTGGTCTGCCCCGCGGACCTCGCCCCGACCGACCTGGCCGAGATGCAGCGCATCGCCGTGCGGGCGTTCGACGCGATCGACGCCGCCGGTCTGGCCCGGGTGGACTTCTTCCTCACCGCCGACGGCTGGGTGATCAACGAGATCAACACCATGCCGGGCTTCACCCCCATCTCGATGTTCCCCAGCTGCTGGTTGGCCAGCGGATACACCTACCCGCAGCTGATCGACGAGCTCATCGAGGTTGCCCTGGCGCGTGCGGCGCACAGCCGCCGTCGCACCTCCGCGGTCGTCATCGAGTAG
- a CDS encoding lysophospholipid acyltransferase family protein — translation MPDSNVPDPSSSSYSSSPVTPTHKVRSEKSKPSIFWLLALLVVPLMNVVARYRITDGDKFPREGAFVFAPNHYSEIDPIVMGMVSWKLGRLPRFMAKASLFKLPVAGWLLTKSGQIPVQRGGSVRGSEPVKAARLLVERGQMVVVYPEGSLTRDPELWPMRGKTGAVRVALEQGIPIVPAAHWGTQQIMPRYSKKLHLFPRKTILVKIGDPIDLAQFRGRNLDTATLNEATAVVMDAITALLEDLRNETAPVRRWNPSEHDQKETGRFEA, via the coding sequence GTGCCTGATTCAAACGTGCCTGATCCCTCGTCGTCGTCGTACTCGTCGTCGCCGGTGACGCCCACCCACAAAGTCCGCTCCGAGAAAAGCAAGCCGTCGATCTTCTGGCTGCTGGCTCTCCTCGTGGTTCCGCTGATGAACGTGGTGGCGCGGTATCGCATCACCGACGGCGACAAGTTCCCCCGGGAGGGTGCGTTCGTCTTCGCGCCGAACCACTACAGCGAGATCGACCCGATCGTGATGGGCATGGTGAGCTGGAAGCTTGGCCGCCTGCCCCGTTTCATGGCCAAGGCGTCGCTGTTCAAGCTGCCGGTCGCCGGCTGGTTGCTCACGAAATCAGGTCAGATCCCCGTGCAGCGGGGCGGGTCGGTGCGCGGCAGCGAACCGGTCAAGGCCGCCCGTCTTCTCGTGGAACGTGGCCAGATGGTGGTCGTGTACCCGGAGGGCTCGCTCACCCGTGACCCCGAGCTCTGGCCGATGCGCGGCAAGACCGGTGCCGTGCGGGTCGCCCTCGAGCAGGGCATCCCCATCGTTCCCGCGGCGCACTGGGGTACCCAGCAGATCATGCCGCGGTACTCCAAGAAGCTGCATCTCTTTCCCCGCAAGACCATCCTGGTGAAGATCGGCGACCCGATCGACCTGGCCCAGTTCCGCGGCCGCAACCTCGACACGGCCACGCTGAACGAGGCGACCGCCGTGGTGATGGATGCCATCACCGCCCTGCTCGAGGATCTCCGCAACGAGACCGCACCGGTCCGGCGCTGGAATCCCTCCGAGCACGATCAGAAAGAGACCGGCCGTTTTGAAGCCTAG
- the murA gene encoding UDP-N-acetylglucosamine 1-carboxyvinyltransferase yields the protein MGLIGDKITIRGGRPLIGRIEVKGAKNLVTKAMVAALLGETPSILRDVPNISDVRIVRGLLEAHGVKVTEGDEPGSLLLDPIDVESAHYADIDAHAGSSRIPILFCGPLLHRLGEAFIPDLGGCRIGDRPIDYHLEVLRKFGAVVEKQPNGIRMSAPNGLKGTKVELPYPSVGATEQVLLTAVRAEGITELKNAAIEPEIMDLINILQKMGAIITVDTDRVIRIEGVDSLQGYQHRALFDRNEAASWAAAALATDGDIFVGGAKQAEMLTFLNVFRKVGGAFDIHDDGIRFYHPGGDLKPVIIETDVHPGFMTDWQQPLVIALTHAHGVSIVHETVYEQRFGFVDALVEMGATIQIHRECLGGHPCRFGQRNFNHSAVIAGPTKLVGADIEVPDLRGGFSHLIAALTAEGTSTVSNVGIISRGYENFITKLRLLGADFDLEG from the coding sequence GTGGGCCTGATCGGCGACAAGATCACGATCCGCGGCGGACGCCCGCTGATCGGCCGCATCGAGGTCAAGGGCGCCAAGAACCTGGTCACCAAGGCCATGGTCGCCGCCCTGCTCGGTGAGACGCCCAGCATCCTGCGCGACGTGCCCAACATCAGCGACGTGCGCATCGTGCGCGGCCTGCTCGAGGCGCACGGCGTCAAGGTGACAGAGGGCGACGAGCCCGGCAGCCTGCTGCTGGACCCGATCGACGTGGAGAGCGCGCACTACGCCGACATCGACGCCCACGCCGGCTCCTCCCGCATCCCGATCCTGTTCTGCGGCCCGCTGCTGCACCGCCTCGGCGAGGCCTTCATCCCTGACCTCGGTGGCTGCCGCATCGGCGACCGTCCCATCGACTACCACCTCGAGGTGCTCCGCAAGTTCGGCGCCGTCGTCGAGAAGCAGCCCAACGGCATCCGCATGTCGGCGCCGAACGGCCTCAAGGGCACCAAGGTGGAGCTGCCCTACCCGAGCGTGGGCGCCACCGAGCAGGTGCTGCTCACCGCCGTGCGCGCCGAGGGCATCACCGAGCTCAAGAACGCCGCGATCGAGCCCGAGATCATGGACCTCATCAACATCCTGCAGAAGATGGGCGCCATCATCACGGTCGACACCGACCGCGTCATCCGCATCGAGGGTGTCGACAGCCTGCAGGGCTACCAGCACCGCGCCCTGTTCGACCGCAACGAGGCCGCCAGCTGGGCCGCGGCGGCGCTGGCCACCGACGGCGACATCTTCGTCGGCGGCGCCAAGCAGGCCGAGATGCTCACCTTCCTCAACGTCTTCCGCAAGGTCGGCGGCGCCTTCGACATCCACGACGACGGCATCCGGTTCTACCACCCGGGCGGCGACCTCAAGCCCGTCATCATCGAGACGGATGTTCACCCCGGCTTCATGACCGACTGGCAGCAGCCGCTCGTGATCGCGCTCACCCACGCCCACGGTGTGTCGATCGTGCACGAGACGGTCTACGAGCAGCGCTTCGGCTTCGTCGACGCCCTGGTGGAGATGGGCGCCACCATCCAGATCCACCGCGAATGCCTGGGCGGGCACCCGTGCCGGTTCGGCCAGCGCAACTTCAACCACTCCGCCGTCATCGCCGGGCCCACCAAGCTCGTCGGCGCCGACATCGAGGTCCCCGACCTGCGCGGCGGCTTCAGCCACCTCATCGCCGCACTCACGGCGGAGGGAACCTCCACCGTGAGCAACGTGGGAATCATCAGCCGCGGATACGAGAACTTCATCACCAAGCTGCGTCTGTTGGGAGCTGACTTCGATCTCGAAGGATAA